One genomic segment of Dehalogenimonas alkenigignens includes these proteins:
- the cobT gene encoding nicotinate-nucleotide--dimethylbenzimidazole phosphoribosyltransferase, with translation MSQLLAKTIAAIKPLDKTAMEKAATRQDILTKPQGALGRLEEISIRLAGIQGKAIPVIKTKAVITMAGDHGVVAEKVGNYPQEVTPQMVLNFVRGGAAINVIARQIGARVVVVNMGVAGDLPADIRVVDKRVARGTGNIARGPAMTEAQAIQSIEAGIEVVNAEIDKGLDIVGTGDMGIGNTTPSAAICAVMSGQSVDKVTGRGTGLSDEQLQHKIKVIEKAIAVNKPDAKNGIDVLSKIGGFEIGGIAGVILGAAARGVPVVVDGFISGAGALIAEALAPQAREYMFLGHLSVEPGHRIMADKLGLKPIVTLDLRLGEGTGAAFGIFIAETSARILAEMATFGEAGVSEKAE, from the coding sequence ATGTCACAACTTTTAGCCAAAACCATCGCTGCTATCAAACCCCTGGACAAGACAGCCATGGAGAAAGCAGCAACGCGGCAGGACATCCTGACCAAGCCGCAAGGCGCACTCGGGCGACTGGAAGAGATATCCATCAGGCTGGCTGGGATCCAGGGCAAAGCCATACCTGTCATCAAAACAAAAGCGGTGATAACCATGGCCGGGGATCACGGTGTAGTAGCTGAAAAAGTTGGCAACTACCCTCAGGAAGTCACCCCCCAGATGGTTTTGAACTTCGTTCGCGGCGGGGCAGCTATCAATGTCATCGCCCGACAGATTGGCGCCCGTGTCGTCGTCGTAAACATGGGTGTTGCAGGTGATCTGCCGGCTGATATCCGGGTGGTCGACAAGCGTGTCGCAAGGGGTACCGGGAACATCGCCCGAGGGCCGGCGATGACCGAAGCTCAGGCCATTCAGTCAATAGAAGCCGGCATTGAAGTGGTCAACGCCGAGATCGATAAAGGACTCGACATTGTCGGTACCGGCGACATGGGGATCGGCAATACCACGCCTTCCGCTGCCATCTGTGCCGTCATGAGCGGACAGTCGGTAGACAAGGTCACAGGCCGCGGCACCGGCCTGTCGGACGAGCAACTTCAGCATAAGATCAAGGTCATCGAAAAAGCCATTGCCGTCAACAAGCCGGATGCCAAGAACGGTATTGATGTCTTGTCGAAAATAGGCGGGTTTGAGATCGGCGGCATCGCCGGAGTTATCCTTGGGGCTGCTGCTCGCGGCGTGCCGGTTGTGGTCGACGGCTTCATCTCGGGTGCCGGTGCCCTGATCGCCGAGGCTTTGGCGCCGCAGGCCAGGGAATACATGTTCCTGGGTCACTTGTCAGTCGAGCCCGGCCATCGTATCATGGCCGATAAGCTTGGCTTGAAACCAATCGTCACGCTCGACTTACGTCTGGGCGAAGGCACCGGAGCGGCTTTCGGTATATTCATCGCCGAGACATCGGCCCGGATCCTGGCTGAGATGGCGACTTTCGGAGAAGCCGGCGTTTCAGAAAAAGCAGAATAA
- the cobS gene encoding adenosylcobinamide-GDP ribazoletransferase, whose product MSFLAALRFLTAIPIPFKREQWDRPLTQQQFARSLVYYPLVGLIIGGILCGLYWLFSTFLPSILTYALIVSSLAFLTGALHLDGLIDTFDGLAGGHRSPERRKEIMKTPDVGAMGVVAGVVALLLKFAALASIPESHIYAALVLMPVLSRWSMVYAVFHYPYGRGAGMGKELKSGSSAWVLPTASVTAIIFVAIAGGWLGVISMACIWLLTVVLAGFFQSKFQGLTGDNYGAINEIIEFAVLLLVVLFSFNNWL is encoded by the coding sequence ATGTCATTCCTGGCTGCATTGCGTTTCCTGACCGCCATTCCCATTCCTTTCAAACGGGAACAATGGGACCGGCCGCTCACCCAGCAGCAGTTTGCCCGTTCGCTGGTGTACTACCCGCTGGTCGGCTTGATCATCGGCGGTATCTTGTGTGGACTATATTGGCTGTTTTCCACGTTCCTGCCTTCGATATTAACCTACGCTTTGATCGTTAGTTCACTGGCGTTTTTAACAGGTGCCCTTCATCTCGACGGTTTGATCGACACCTTTGATGGGTTAGCGGGCGGCCACCGGTCGCCAGAGCGGCGTAAAGAGATCATGAAAACACCAGACGTCGGCGCTATGGGGGTCGTCGCGGGAGTGGTGGCGTTACTGCTCAAATTCGCGGCGCTAGCTTCAATCCCCGAGAGCCATATTTATGCCGCCCTTGTCTTGATGCCTGTGCTTTCCCGTTGGTCCATGGTTTACGCCGTCTTTCACTATCCCTACGGCAGAGGCGCTGGCATGGGCAAAGAACTGAAAAGCGGCTCCAGCGCTTGGGTACTGCCTACTGCAAGTGTGACAGCAATAATATTCGTCGCTATTGCCGGCGGTTGGCTGGGTGTGATCTCGATGGCTTGTATCTGGCTCCTGACAGTGGTGCTAGCCGGATTTTTCCAAAGCAAGTTTCAGGGACTTACCGGAGACAACTACGGCGCCATCAATGAAATCATCGAGTTTGCTGTGCTTCTTTTAGTCGTGCTATTCTCTTTTAACAATTGGCTTTAA
- a CDS encoding histidine phosphatase family protein — protein MKLILIRHGKTATDNPEKCHGSTDIDLSEEGYQQADKLAERFKGQPIDAIYASTLKRGAVTANIIAAELHLNVVSAPELNEVDFGQIEGITFEEACELYPDVTELWRCGSTQLCFPAGETFTDFATRVVSFIPTLRRHSSDETIMLVGHGGPYKVLVSSLLGLPLEHYWKFRFDMASVSIIDIYPTGAVLGKLSDTSHLV, from the coding sequence GTGAAACTAATACTGATACGCCACGGAAAGACGGCTACAGATAATCCGGAAAAATGCCACGGCTCCACGGACATCGATCTATCCGAAGAAGGCTACCAACAAGCGGACAAGCTGGCTGAAAGGTTCAAAGGCCAACCAATCGATGCAATATATGCTTCGACGTTGAAGCGAGGGGCAGTCACCGCCAACATCATCGCAGCGGAGCTCCACCTGAATGTTGTATCGGCGCCAGAACTCAACGAGGTTGATTTCGGTCAGATCGAGGGCATTACTTTCGAGGAGGCTTGCGAGCTTTACCCCGATGTAACTGAGTTGTGGCGGTGTGGCAGCACCCAGTTATGTTTTCCAGCAGGTGAAACGTTCACCGACTTTGCTACCAGGGTGGTGAGTTTCATTCCGACACTTCGTCGCCATAGTAGCGACGAGACGATCATGTTAGTCGGTCATGGCGGACCTTACAAGGTACTGGTAAGCAGCTTGTTAGGACTGCCTTTGGAACACTACTGGAAGTTCAGGTTCGACATGGCATCGGTCAGTATCATAGATATCTATCCGACAGGGGCTGTACTTGGCAAACTAAGTGACACCTCCCATCTGGTTTAA
- the cobU gene encoding bifunctional adenosylcobinamide kinase/adenosylcobinamide-phosphate guanylyltransferase, producing MKKRSVLLIGGARSGKSSFAEEMARQVGGEVLFVATAEARDEEMRRRIEVHQKSRPAHWYTLEAPCRVGSCISQDGHNLSVVVLDCITLLVNNILCQHMAVHGEDVDEKAVENDVKTEISAIIDCIHQSSATYILVTNEVGEGIIPLGASTRIYRDVLGRANQMLARAVDEVYLMVAGIPLRVKPQGQSYFDNR from the coding sequence ATGAAGAAAAGATCTGTTTTGCTTATAGGCGGGGCGCGCAGCGGCAAAAGCAGCTTTGCTGAGGAAATGGCGCGGCAGGTAGGTGGTGAAGTACTATTCGTAGCTACTGCCGAAGCCAGAGACGAGGAGATGCGACGTCGCATCGAAGTCCACCAAAAGTCGCGGCCGGCGCATTGGTACACCTTAGAGGCACCATGCCGGGTGGGTAGCTGTATCTCCCAGGACGGCCACAATCTGAGTGTGGTGGTTTTAGATTGCATCACCCTACTGGTGAACAACATTCTCTGCCAACATATGGCGGTTCACGGCGAAGACGTGGATGAAAAGGCGGTAGAAAATGATGTGAAAACAGAGATTTCGGCCATAATCGATTGCATTCACCAAAGTTCGGCGACCTATATCCTGGTCACCAATGAAGTCGGCGAGGGCATTATACCGCTTGGAGCAAGCACCCGCATCTACCGCGATGTACTTGGAAGAGCAAACCAGATGCTGGCGCGAGCTGTCGATGAGGTATATTTGATGGTGGCGGGGATACCGCTGCGAGTGAAACCCCAAGGTCAGTCCTATTTCGACAATCGATGA
- the trxA gene encoding thioredoxin — protein sequence MPLEVSDDTFDAEVMKSKLPVLVDFWAPWCGPCRMVAPVIDKLEEKHKEKFKFCKINVDQNQKTAGQYRVMSIPTLMFFKEGKVAETVVGAVPESSLQTKIDKLI from the coding sequence ATGCCACTGGAAGTTTCTGACGATACATTTGATGCCGAAGTGATGAAATCCAAGCTGCCGGTGCTGGTGGACTTTTGGGCTCCCTGGTGCGGTCCTTGCCGCATGGTAGCTCCCGTTATCGACAAGCTGGAAGAGAAGCATAAGGAAAAGTTCAAGTTTTGTAAGATCAACGTGGATCAGAACCAGAAGACCGCCGGCCAGTACCGGGTTATGTCCATCCCCACCCTGATGTTCTTCAAAGAAGGCAAAGTCGCCGAGACAGTCGTCGGCGCCGTGCCGGAGAGTTCGCTCCAGACCAAGATCGATAAATTGATCTAA
- a CDS encoding FAD-dependent oxidoreductase, which produces MAEEIRTGVYVCHCGINIASVVDVAAVAEYAGTLPAVVIARANKYTCSDPGQDIIKKDIAEFGLNRIVVAACSPTMHEKTYRRVLQNAGLNPYLLEIANIREHCAWVNRENPAAATQKAKDAVRAALRRVGLQEPIEPRSIEVNPSTLVVGGGIAGITAALEIAESGRKVYLVEKSPTIGGHMAQLDKTFPTLDCAACISTPRMSQAGQHPNIELLSYSEVSTVSGHAGNFKVTVNCKARYIREKDCKGCGDCAAVCPVSISSEFDLGLVDRKAAYRPFPQSVPNTYTIDRRGTPPCRAACPAGVNAQGYIALIAQGKFTEALEVVRRTMPFAAVCGRVCTHPCEAECGRSDVDEAVSIRALKRFIAEYEIENGRTPGTPSISRAEKVAVVGSGPSGLACAYDLLKLGYPVTVFEADEKAGGMLRYGIPVYRLPEAALDNDIAYLEELGADIKTGIRADSIEQLKDAGYRSVFVACGAWQSLKLGITGETAEGVYDALGFLKQVRQGDSPPVGEKVAVIGGGNAAIDAARTAVRLGAQDVTIVYRRSRAEMPAIAEEVAAAESEGVRLTLLAAPVAVIEKNGKSAGLRCIRMELGEPDASGRRRPVPIAGSEFDIQTDNVIVAVGQSVAASSFTELPRRTNSTITADPVTLATGIEGVFSGGDAITGPATVIEAIAAGKEAAVSIDRYLNGKDLAIDRKPRLNVVQPSLKGVARAQRVEPPHAAIDTGSFSETELTFSQAQAMAEAARCLNCAGCSDCRQCVEACDAKCIDFNQKAESVEIEVGNIIVATGYDTFDPSTISHYGYGRFENVITSLELERLASASGPTSGEIRLTDGRKPESVAIVHCVGSRDKNYHEYCSQICCMYSLKQAHLIQERTGASVYQMYIDLRCAGKGYEEFYKRVGDEGVNFVRGKVAEITDKTTGEETPGKLIVIVEDTLQGAVLRVPVDMVVLAVAAEPQKDTEAVGRLFGLSRSADGFFLERHPKLDPVATMNDGVFIAGCAQGPKDIPQTVAQAQAAAARVLATIAKGRIDLEPRVSEVIETNCDGCAYCVEPCPFSALTLVEFMKDGELKKLVESNPVKCRGCGVCMATCPKAGIVVKGFTPDQLRAMVDALIGCV; this is translated from the coding sequence ATGGCCGAAGAAATCAGGACCGGCGTCTATGTCTGCCACTGCGGCATCAACATCGCCAGCGTCGTCGATGTCGCCGCCGTCGCCGAGTACGCCGGGACTCTGCCCGCCGTGGTCATCGCCCGCGCCAACAAGTACACCTGCTCCGATCCCGGCCAGGACATCATTAAGAAAGACATCGCCGAGTTTGGTCTTAACCGTATCGTCGTCGCTGCCTGCTCCCCGACCATGCACGAAAAGACCTACCGCCGCGTGCTACAAAACGCCGGTCTGAACCCTTACCTCTTGGAGATCGCCAACATCCGGGAGCACTGCGCCTGGGTCAACCGCGAGAACCCGGCCGCCGCCACTCAAAAGGCTAAAGACGCCGTACGCGCTGCCCTACGCCGCGTCGGCCTTCAGGAACCGATCGAGCCCCGCAGCATCGAGGTCAATCCGTCGACCCTGGTCGTCGGCGGTGGCATCGCGGGCATCACCGCCGCCCTGGAGATCGCCGAGTCCGGCCGTAAGGTCTACCTGGTCGAAAAAAGCCCCACCATCGGCGGCCACATGGCGCAACTGGACAAGACCTTCCCCACCCTGGACTGCGCCGCCTGCATCTCCACGCCCCGGATGAGTCAGGCCGGCCAGCACCCCAACATAGAGCTATTATCTTACAGCGAGGTTTCAACGGTATCCGGGCACGCCGGTAACTTCAAGGTGACGGTCAACTGCAAGGCACGATACATCCGAGAGAAAGACTGCAAAGGTTGCGGCGACTGCGCCGCCGTCTGCCCGGTGTCGATCTCATCGGAGTTCGACCTGGGACTGGTTGATCGCAAAGCTGCATACCGCCCATTCCCCCAGTCCGTGCCCAACACCTACACTATCGACCGACGCGGTACGCCGCCATGCCGCGCCGCCTGTCCCGCCGGGGTCAACGCTCAAGGATATATCGCCCTCATCGCCCAGGGCAAATTCACCGAGGCCCTCGAGGTGGTACGACGGACAATGCCCTTCGCCGCCGTTTGCGGCCGGGTCTGCACCCACCCCTGTGAGGCCGAATGCGGCCGCAGCGATGTCGATGAAGCTGTCTCTATCCGTGCCCTGAAGCGCTTTATTGCTGAATATGAAATCGAGAACGGCCGCACACCGGGGACGCCGTCGATCAGCCGCGCCGAGAAAGTGGCGGTAGTCGGTTCCGGTCCGTCTGGCCTGGCCTGCGCTTATGACCTGCTGAAACTCGGCTACCCGGTGACCGTGTTCGAGGCCGATGAAAAGGCCGGCGGCATGCTGCGCTACGGCATACCCGTCTACCGGCTGCCGGAAGCAGCCCTGGACAACGATATCGCCTATCTCGAGGAACTCGGTGCTGATATCAAGACCGGCATCCGTGCCGATTCTATTGAGCAACTCAAAGACGCCGGTTACCGCTCGGTCTTCGTCGCCTGCGGCGCCTGGCAAAGCCTGAAGCTCGGCATCACCGGCGAAACAGCCGAAGGCGTGTACGACGCGCTTGGCTTTCTCAAGCAGGTGAGGCAAGGGGATTCGCCGCCGGTGGGCGAAAAAGTGGCCGTCATCGGCGGCGGCAACGCCGCCATCGACGCCGCCCGGACCGCTGTCCGCCTCGGCGCTCAAGATGTGACTATTGTCTACCGCCGCTCCCGGGCGGAAATGCCAGCTATCGCTGAAGAAGTCGCTGCCGCCGAGTCCGAGGGCGTCAGGCTCACCCTACTCGCCGCGCCGGTGGCCGTCATCGAAAAAAATGGCAAGTCTGCCGGGCTGCGCTGCATCCGTATGGAACTGGGCGAACCGGACGCCTCCGGACGCCGTCGGCCCGTGCCTATCGCTGGCAGCGAGTTCGACATCCAGACCGATAACGTCATCGTCGCCGTCGGCCAGTCCGTTGCTGCAAGTAGCTTCACCGAACTGCCGCGGCGGACCAACAGCACCATCACTGCCGACCCTGTTACCCTGGCGACCGGCATCGAGGGCGTTTTCTCCGGCGGCGACGCCATTACCGGCCCGGCCACCGTCATCGAAGCCATCGCCGCGGGCAAAGAAGCCGCCGTTTCCATCGACCGCTACCTGAACGGAAAGGATCTTGCAATCGACCGCAAGCCGCGGCTCAATGTGGTCCAGCCGTCGCTGAAGGGCGTCGCCAGGGCGCAAAGGGTAGAGCCACCTCACGCTGCCATCGACACCGGTTCGTTCTCCGAGACTGAACTCACGTTCAGCCAGGCTCAGGCCATGGCAGAGGCGGCTCGCTGTCTCAACTGCGCCGGCTGCTCGGACTGCCGGCAGTGCGTCGAAGCCTGTGATGCGAAATGCATCGACTTTAATCAAAAAGCTGAAAGCGTTGAGATCGAAGTCGGTAACATCATTGTAGCCACCGGTTATGATACTTTCGACCCGTCAACGATATCGCACTATGGCTACGGTAGATTTGAAAATGTCATCACCAGCCTTGAACTCGAACGGCTGGCCAGCGCCTCCGGCCCCACCAGCGGCGAGATCAGGCTCACGGACGGCCGCAAGCCGGAATCTGTGGCCATCGTCCACTGCGTCGGCAGCCGAGATAAAAACTACCACGAGTACTGCTCCCAGATCTGTTGCATGTATTCCCTGAAACAAGCCCATCTGATCCAGGAACGCACCGGCGCCAGCGTCTACCAGATGTATATCGACCTGCGTTGCGCCGGTAAGGGCTATGAGGAGTTCTACAAGCGCGTCGGCGATGAAGGGGTCAATTTCGTCCGCGGCAAGGTAGCCGAGATCACCGACAAGACCACGGGTGAGGAAACTCCCGGCAAGCTCATCGTCATCGTCGAGGATACCCTCCAGGGCGCCGTGCTGCGGGTGCCGGTGGACATGGTAGTGCTGGCAGTGGCTGCCGAGCCCCAAAAGGACACCGAGGCCGTCGGACGGCTCTTCGGCCTGTCACGCAGCGCCGATGGCTTCTTCTTGGAGCGTCATCCCAAGCTGGATCCGGTGGCAACCATGAACGATGGTGTTTTCATTGCCGGATGCGCCCAGGGACCCAAGGACATCCCCCAGACCGTTGCCCAGGCACAGGCCGCGGCGGCGCGCGTCCTGGCCACCATCGCTAAGGGCCGCATCGACCTGGAGCCACGAGTTTCCGAGGTCATCGAGACGAACTGTGACGGCTGCGCCTACTGCGTCGAACCTTGTCCCTTCAGCGCCCTGACTCTGGTCGAGTTCATGAAGGACGGCGAACTGAAAAAGCTGGTCGAATCGAACCCGGTTAAATGCCGCGGCTGCGGCGTCTGCATGGCTACCTGCCCCAAAGCCGGCATTGTCGTCAAGGGCTTCACCCCAGATCAGTTGCGGGCCATGGTCGACGCTTTGATTGGTTGTGTTTGA
- a CDS encoding (Fe-S)-binding protein — protein sequence MTAKAPFQEVVELIKESGGAALAECFQCGTCSATCPWRDHFSFLPRKMFQEARMGLTDFESDATWRCVTCNKCVQRCPRGVPIIELMRALRRSVIGMGIAEAPTALSGALRNLSAAGNPMGEAGENRNAWAEGLGVKAFNASTEYLLFPCCYTAFDPAMKNVGRSTAGVLSAAGVDFGILEGISCCGESVRKAGDEELFKQLAGVNIQLFKECGVRKIVVNSPHCYHTLVNEYPELDGRFEIVHTSQLMAQLVDQGRLPLPSAITGKTTYHDPCYLGRHSGMYDEPRRLIAASGAELVEMEPARADSLCCGGGGGRIWMETPRSERFCEERLRQAAATGADTLVTACPYCLSNFRDTALNQSLSEKFSVIDISELIARAL from the coding sequence TTGACTGCCAAGGCGCCGTTCCAAGAGGTGGTAGAACTGATCAAGGAAAGCGGTGGAGCCGCCCTCGCCGAATGCTTTCAGTGCGGCACTTGCTCCGCCACCTGCCCGTGGCGGGACCACTTTTCATTCTTGCCCAGGAAAATGTTCCAGGAAGCCCGGATGGGCCTGACCGATTTCGAATCCGACGCCACGTGGCGCTGTGTCACCTGCAACAAGTGCGTCCAGCGCTGCCCCCGGGGCGTACCCATCATCGAGCTGATGCGCGCCCTGCGGCGTTCGGTTATCGGCATGGGCATCGCTGAGGCCCCCACCGCGCTGTCCGGCGCCCTGCGCAACCTGTCCGCCGCCGGCAACCCCATGGGTGAAGCCGGCGAGAACCGCAACGCCTGGGCGGAAGGCCTCGGCGTCAAGGCTTTTAACGCGTCGACCGAATACCTCTTGTTCCCCTGCTGCTATACCGCATTCGACCCGGCGATGAAAAACGTCGGCCGTTCCACTGCCGGGGTTCTTTCCGCCGCGGGCGTCGATTTCGGCATTCTGGAAGGTATTTCCTGCTGTGGCGAATCGGTGCGCAAGGCCGGCGACGAAGAACTTTTCAAACAGCTTGCCGGGGTCAATATCCAACTTTTCAAGGAGTGCGGCGTCCGCAAGATTGTCGTCAACTCACCCCACTGTTATCACACGCTGGTGAACGAGTACCCCGAACTCGACGGACGTTTCGAAATTGTTCATACCAGCCAGCTCATGGCCCAACTCGTCGACCAGGGACGATTGCCCCTCCCCTCAGCCATCACAGGGAAAACCACCTACCATGATCCCTGCTACCTCGGCCGCCACAGCGGTATGTATGATGAGCCGCGGCGGTTGATCGCCGCCTCCGGCGCCGAACTCGTCGAGATGGAACCCGCCAGAGCCGACAGCCTGTGCTGCGGCGGCGGCGGCGGGCGCATCTGGATGGAAACGCCTCGGAGCGAACGCTTCTGCGAGGAGCGCCTGAGGCAGGCCGCGGCTACAGGCGCCGACACCCTGGTCACCGCCTGTCCCTATTGCCTATCCAATTTCCGGGACACCGCCCTCAATCAGTCCTTATCCGAAAAATTCTCGGTAATCGATATAAGCGAGCTGATAGCCCGCGCTCTTTAA
- a CDS encoding sensor histidine kinase: MPAIDWLVPELAKHYKLKIELHVNGEPRRFAPEVELVLFRIVQESLRNIGKHAMASRAVVTVDFTPEITVVIIKDNGRGFHPPDRIGDLAVSGKLGLTGMQERAQLIGARLSIKSNPGEGTTVTVEVPTTTEQPEHSY, from the coding sequence ATTCCCGCAATAGACTGGCTCGTCCCGGAACTGGCTAAACACTACAAACTCAAGATAGAGCTTCATGTAAATGGTGAGCCGCGTAGGTTCGCACCGGAGGTAGAACTCGTTCTTTTCCGCATTGTTCAGGAATCACTGCGTAATATCGGAAAGCACGCCATGGCAAGTCGGGCCGTGGTTACTGTTGATTTTACTCCGGAAATTACTGTTGTCATCATCAAAGATAACGGCCGCGGTTTCCATCCCCCGGATCGCATCGGTGATTTGGCGGTCAGCGGGAAGCTAGGCCTTACCGGTATGCAGGAGCGAGCCCAGCTTATAGGCGCTAGGCTTTCTATAAAGTCTAACCCTGGCGAGGGAACAACAGTGACTGTTGAGGTGCCTACCACCACCGAGCAACCCGAACATTCCTATTAA
- a CDS encoding sensor histidine kinase → MTETVDKSGKRRRRLPRIFLNFHFWLLVLLFTGGFLLQYPQLIPFIDILDPDSFLSLTRHSFGRLIMLLPVTYAALVFGMRVGLLALLIAVAIIVPNIFIGEVTSYPDEIIEVVGIVIIGLVVNLWLESYETDKKHRQVAYLRLENAQRELQRMQQNLRFYLKQITIAQEEERRRIAQELHDETAQDLIAISRKIDGFMSLHPALASGDEAYLEDMHQHVNRTLSGVRRFSQDLRPSVLDDL, encoded by the coding sequence GTGACGGAGACCGTTGATAAATCCGGTAAACGGCGCCGCCGCTTGCCCAGGATATTCCTGAATTTCCATTTCTGGCTGCTAGTCTTGCTATTCACCGGCGGCTTTTTATTGCAGTACCCGCAATTAATTCCCTTTATTGATATTCTTGATCCTGATTCTTTTCTGTCGTTAACCCGACACTCGTTCGGCCGGCTGATCATGCTGCTGCCGGTAACTTATGCTGCCCTAGTATTCGGTATGCGCGTCGGGTTGCTGGCACTGCTAATCGCTGTGGCGATTATCGTGCCAAATATTTTCATCGGTGAAGTAACTTCATATCCCGATGAGATCATAGAGGTTGTCGGCATAGTTATTATCGGTTTGGTAGTCAATTTGTGGCTGGAGAGCTACGAAACGGATAAGAAACACCGCCAGGTTGCCTATCTGCGACTGGAGAATGCCCAGCGCGAACTGCAACGGATGCAGCAAAACTTACGGTTTTATCTTAAGCAGATCACTATCGCTCAAGAAGAAGAACGCCGCCGAATTGCTCAAGAACTTCACGATGAAACAGCCCAGGACTTGATCGCTATTTCCCGCAAGATCGACGGATTCATGTCTCTCCACCCCGCGTTAGCGTCAGGCGATGAAGCTTACCTCGAGGATATGCACCAACATGTCAACCGCACCTTATCCGGCGTCCGCCGTTTCAGTCAGGACCTTAGACCATCCGTTCTCGATGATTTGTGA
- a CDS encoding response regulator, with product MADIMESIEKIKVLLADDHVIVREGTKEMVERQPDMKVVAEASDGVEAVELARIYRPDVIVMDIAMPNMNGIEATKQIKKFLPTTAVLILTAYDSDQYIMALLEAGAAGYLLKNVRGNQLIDAIRAVFSGESILQPSTTRRVIDHLKTKAVKLDEESPASTLTEREMEVLKLAAKGVSNRDIAEQLFVSNRTVQTHLSNIFKKLAVASRTEAILYGLKRGWFYMEELP from the coding sequence ATGGCAGATATTATGGAAAGTATTGAAAAGATCAAGGTCCTCCTAGCCGATGATCACGTCATTGTCCGGGAGGGTACCAAGGAGATGGTGGAGCGCCAGCCGGACATGAAGGTGGTGGCCGAAGCTTCCGACGGAGTTGAGGCTGTGGAGTTAGCCCGCATCTACCGGCCTGACGTCATAGTCATGGATATAGCTATGCCCAATATGAATGGCATCGAGGCCACCAAGCAAATAAAGAAATTTCTGCCGACCACCGCAGTACTGATCCTGACCGCCTATGACAGCGACCAATACATTATGGCCTTGCTTGAAGCTGGCGCAGCGGGTTATCTTCTTAAAAATGTCCGCGGTAATCAGCTTATTGACGCTATTAGAGCCGTCTTCTCAGGCGAATCGATTTTACAGCCGTCAACTACCCGCCGTGTCATTGACCATCTAAAAACCAAAGCTGTCAAATTAGATGAGGAATCGCCAGCCAGTACTCTGACCGAGCGTGAGATGGAAGTGTTGAAATTGGCCGCAAAGGGTGTCAGTAATCGTGATATCGCTGAGCAGCTTTTCGTAAGCAACCGGACAGTGCAGACCCACCTATCCAATATCTTCAAGAAGTTAGCCGTAGCATCCCGAACCGAAGCAATCCTTTACGGTCTTAAACGGGGTTGGTTCTATATGGAGGAGTTGCCGTAA
- a CDS encoding DUF3786 domain-containing protein: MAFDRLSQLDLDGVCRSAGAIRNGDLTLQLTFIGTDVAIDLQHRTVESGERTLSMTDKLVILHYLVTADGTTATGNLLSFKELPGGLAYSPNFDKRAVAPVLARYGDKPENLFVSAEALGGEPAVFGDAAVSIQALPRVVMFWVLWIGDGDFETEGSVLFDSSISHYLPTEDIAVLCQSIAAFLSACQHVKR, encoded by the coding sequence TTGGCTTTCGACAGACTATCACAGCTGGACTTAGATGGCGTCTGCCGCAGCGCCGGAGCAATCAGAAACGGTGATCTGACTTTGCAACTTACTTTCATCGGTACTGATGTAGCCATTGATCTCCAACACCGAACAGTTGAATCAGGTGAGCGGACTTTGTCCATGACCGATAAACTAGTCATTTTGCACTACCTGGTGACTGCTGACGGTACCACAGCTACCGGCAACCTGTTATCATTCAAAGAACTGCCGGGCGGCCTTGCTTACTCCCCTAACTTTGACAAACGGGCCGTCGCCCCGGTTCTCGCCCGATACGGAGATAAGCCAGAGAACCTTTTTGTTTCGGCCGAGGCTTTAGGAGGCGAACCGGCCGTCTTCGGGGACGCTGCGGTGTCTATCCAAGCTTTACCTCGGGTGGTTATGTTTTGGGTACTATGGATTGGCGACGGTGACTTCGAGACCGAAGGCTCAGTATTGTTCGATAGTTCAATTTCTCACTACTTGCCCACCGAAGACATCGCCGTCTTATGCCAATCTATAGCTGCCTTCTTGTCAGCCTGCCAGCATGTTAAACGATAG